From the Plasmodium brasilianum strain Bolivian I chromosome 7, whole genome shotgun sequence genome, the window ACGTTCTCTTCATGTATAACATGCTCACATATGGGTCTATTACATAGCtggtatttattttacttcgAATTATATTATAGTGCATTTTTGCCTTATCTCGTTGACCTTCGTCTATTTTGCTTGTACTGATAGCTCCTTGTCTCGTTTATCTTCTTTTATCTATACTGTTCATCCCACGTTTTGCATAAGATTTGTGGTGTGtgctattttttcttttttctttttcgtcCCTCCTCTTCTATGAGCTAAAGTGGGGTGGATAAGTGGCTACGCCAAGATAAACGTCGAAATGTAAGTCTagcaaaataaatgcaaaGTTAATAAGTGCATAGTACAAGCGTTCACTTGAGGAAGAAAAGTTGAAGAAGCGATAAAGTAAAGAAGCAAGGAAATAAAGAAGCAAGGAAATGAAGAAgcaaagaaataaagaagcaaagaaataaagaagcaaagaaataaagaagcaaggaaataaagaagcaaagaaataaagaagcaaagaaataaagaagcgaagaaataaagaagcgaagaaataaagaagcgaagaaataaagaagcaaagaaataaagaagcaaaaaaataaagaagcaaagaaataaagaagcaaagaaataaagaagctCTTAAATAgagatatattaaattgaCAAAATAGCTAACAAATGagataatgaaataattttctgATTACTGGCGGGGTTGGAGTCACACGTGTGTGCTACAATAAATTGCAATACGTTGCAAGATCGGTTAAtcctttttcaaaatggaaCACTagagcgaaaaaaaaaaaaaaaaaaaaaaaaaaagtaaacatGGCAGTAACCGTAATAACGGAAATAATGGCAATGTATGATAAAGAGGTAAAATCGACTAAACAtttaagtatttattttttccccctttcaaaatagctaaaaaaaaaaaaagaaaagttatatatttttttgttagttAATTTCTCCCTTACCACTTTTACTTAGCGTTTATTACCTTTTTCCATGTGTTCTCATcttatttatcatttaaaatttttttttttttttttttttgaaaacatGAAAATTCCATTCAACGGCCTTGTGAAATGCCTATATCACTAAttcagaagaaaaaaaaaaagaaaaaagaagaaaaaaaaagaaaacaaactTCATGCATCATCATTACAGTTATCTCCTTTTTAAGCAATAggataaatattattcttaacTTGTATACAAAGGGATTTTAAGGGCAAGCCTCAGCATGTGTGTTGTACCGGCAATTTTGAGACATACACacatgcatacgtatatatatatatatatatatatatatatatatatatataggtatttatgtttatgccGCATCTTTGAAGGCGCGGGCTGCAATAGATTTACGTTCCACTTAAACGGTAAAAGCGCAAGGGGTTCGAACAAGAGGACAGAGCACGGTTCATTTAAGGGGAAGAAggattaacatatatatatgtatatgtgtatgtgtaggtatatatacatatatgtatgtgaaTACACAGCTATATGCAACTACATACGTGCGCGATTGCAATAACGTTGACCCTTAACTCGCGAAAGAATGAACAcatttaatttctttaagAGATGTTGGTCTAATGTATTCAGGAAAAATgcattacaaataaaaagtcGAAAGTTTGTTAGTACAAGAAAAGCTGTTGGAGGAGGGGGCGTAGGAACAATGCTTTTAATTTCACCTGTTTTatttgaacaaaaaaataaagaagaagaaaattctCCGAaaagtgaatatatatttatggcAGGAAAGAGTATCGACTTTttaacacaaaaaatatttgaaaatgaGTTTGGAACgtctatattatatttagcATTTGTTGTTGCATATTTAGCATTACTTGTTCAtgacaataaaataaatttaatggTTCAGAAATTGAAATTCAAATATTCCAATAATATGTTTTCTATTGGTCATCCTAATTATAAGAAGTATTTGCATCAAAATGGTAACATGAAAAAGGATTAAAGCGGTAAGCAAAGGAAAGGACAGGGGAACGAACCACGAGCAGGTTACTGGATACACTCTCAGATATGTATGAAGAATTATATGCTCACATTTCTGGAAACGTCGGTTGCTGTTCTTCCCTTTGTTTGCGTATCACATAGTGTGGATGTAACAAATGGGGTATTGCAGCTTTTCCGCACGGCACAGAAAGCAAATCTTTATTACGTTTTATTAGGTGTATGTTTTATTAAGATTAGTTTTatgttattacattttattttattattattattatttttttttatttctttgaaCTTTTCGAAATAATATCTTTTGGCAAACCCCTACTCAGTTTTTACACAATTGTTTCTTTCcccttttttgtattaattcCTTTTTGTTACTGCTGCACATATTATGCTTCGCTTGGAAGTACTCACCCTTTTAGCTCTACCTATGCAATGGactgtacatatacatatggtacataagtatgtacacaaatatagaatgaacttttttttttttttttttccaattcTGTGTTATAACTCATCGTAACCTTATCAATTTTTTGCTTTCCATGCGAaacatttctttattttaaaaggatCGCCCTCCCCCCCAATTCATCTCGTTAAATCGTATCACCTTGTATGGTTCACTtgttattactttattttattttgttaacatGGAATATGATACATCATAAGCGGtgcacacacacatatgtacatgcacatatgGAGTAGTGGCAAGTATCCCACTGCCCCCCCAAAATGGAAATGCTGTGAGTTATGTTAGCCTCTGTCATCTCGTAACATGATCAAAGGGGATGTTGAACGGTTAGGCAGTCACTACAATATGTATTTACccatatttacacatatatatacttatgcatatttacacatatatatactta encodes:
- a CDS encoding ATP synthase-associated protein gives rise to the protein MNTFNFFKRCWSNVFRKNALQIKSRKFVSTRKAVGGGGVGTMLLISPVLFEQKNKEEENSPKSEYIFMAGKSIDFLTQKIFENEFGTSILYLAFVVAYLALLVHDNKINLMVQKLKFKYSNNMFSIGHPNYKKYLHQNGNMKKD